In the genome of Mucilaginibacter sp. 14171R-50, the window ATTATTTATAACCGCGTAACTATCTGATGTTTGATCTACGTTAAAGTCGCCGGTAAGGATGGTTGGCATGTTCCCCGCCATCTGCCTGATCTTCGCAAGTACCAGTTTAGCACTTTCCTGGCGGGCAACCACGCCTATATGGTCCATGTGCAGGTTAAAGAAATAAAAGGCAAACCCTGTTTTTAACTCCTTAAACTGCGCCCAGGTGCAAATACGCGGCAGCGCCGCATCCCAGCCTGTATTAGGCCTATCAGTAATGGTCGACATCCAGAAGTTACCTGTTTTTAATATTTTAAACCTGTCGGCTTTATAAAAAATAGCCGAGTGTTCGCCGCCGTGCTTGCCATCATCACGGCCGGCACCTACCCATTTGTAGCCGGGCAGGCTATCGGTTAACTCCACCAACTGATGATACTTGGCTTCCTGCGTACCAAAAATATCCAGGTCCTGGAATTGTATCAGCTTGGCTGCCCAGGGGAAACGCTGCCCCCAGCCATTGCCCGCGGTGGAGTCGCCTTTATTAGAGTAACGCAGGTTATATGTACCTATGTTTAATTGTTGAGCATGAACCAATGAAGCTGTTATGGTCAACAGCAGAAAGATGAGCGTTAATTTTATCTTCATAATAGATGTATTGATGTGCAAGTATAGCAAACTATGTTAACCGGGGCGAAAACAGCAGGTAAAAATCTTGTTCCAATTGGCGGGAATCACAAAGAACCGCACACTACTCTCCAATCAACTAATCACCACTCTCTAAACCTCCCCTTCGCGTTTTCTCAGGAACCATTCGGTGCTTAGCAGCAGCAGTATCAGTACAAAAACCCACCATACATCAATCAGGTCGCTGTAACGCTTATCTTCATAAACCACGGTTTTAATGTTTTCGTTCTTGCGGATCAGGTCGGCAAGTTTATTTAGTTGCGATGGCAGTAACATTTGTCCGCCCGATCGTGTGGCCATATCGCGCAGTAGCCGGTGGTTGGCGGTGCTTTGGCGTGCTTCCAGGTTTAGCTGTTTAACGGTTAATTGCCCGTTTGCCGCAAATTGTTGTTTACCAATGGTAGTTGTGGCCTGATAAGTGTAATCCCCAACC includes:
- a CDS encoding endonuclease/exonuclease/phosphatase family protein, which codes for MKIKLTLIFLLLTITASLVHAQQLNIGTYNLRYSNKGDSTAGNGWGQRFPWAAKLIQFQDLDIFGTQEAKYHQLVELTDSLPGYKWVGAGRDDGKHGGEHSAIFYKADRFKILKTGNFWMSTITDRPNTGWDAALPRICTWAQFKELKTGFAFYFFNLHMDHIGVVARQESAKLVLAKIRQMAGNMPTILTGDFNVDQTSDSYAVINNSGLLKDSYVLAPVKLAPNNTFNAFDVTTAGDKRIDHIFVTKQFKVKRYGILTNTYHGRAPSDHYPVVAIMEVVK